TCGACGACGACGGGGTCGCCGCTCGCGCCGCCTCGGTGCGAAAGGTCGGGATGCTGCGGCTGCTCGCCGACCGGCGGTCGTGGGCGGGCACCCGGCGGGCCTGGTCGGCCGGGCACCGCATCCACCGGGCCGGCACCCGGGTGACCCAGCTGGGCGGCACGTTCGTGGTCGGCCCCGGCGCCGAGGTCCGCTACGCGCACGTGGACGCGCACTCGGCCGACCACGCGCCG
This DNA window, taken from Acidimicrobiia bacterium, encodes the following:
- a CDS encoding AhpC/TSA family protein; translated protein: MLCREHAAQLRGRYAEIRGRDAEVVAVGTGDRRYAAAFVADEEIPFPVLVDDDGVAARAASVRKVGMLRLLADRRSWAGTRRAWSAGHRIHRAGTRVTQLGGTFVVGPGAEVRYAHVDAHSADHAPLDAVLAALSRP